In a genomic window of Gloeocapsopsis dulcis:
- a CDS encoding helix-turn-helix domain-containing protein, with product MLVKYAVKLTEEERDELLNLTKKGKNSSRVFKRSQILLLADEGYQDQEIADILKVGESTIHRTRQRYVEQGVGLALGERPRPGRPGKLSPQAEALLIAKACSDPPEGRNCWTM from the coding sequence ATGCTAGTTAAATATGCAGTTAAATTAACTGAAGAAGAACGTGACGAGCTACTCAACTTAACTAAAAAAGGCAAAAATTCCTCGCGTGTATTTAAACGCTCACAGATTCTATTGTTAGCCGATGAAGGTTATCAGGATCAGGAAATTGCAGACATCTTGAAAGTAGGAGAGTCAACTATTCACCGCACTAGGCAAAGATATGTCGAACAAGGAGTCGGTTTAGCCTTAGGGGAACGTCCTCGTCCAGGAAGACCAGGAAAACTTAGCCCTCAAGCTGAAGCTCTGCTGATAGCGAAGGCTTGTTCTGACCCACCAGAGGGACGCAATTGTTGGACTATGTAA
- the blaOXA gene encoding class D beta-lactamase encodes MNRIVRFAIIVLVVLSCTASILFQTRQSASMPKSAIIELPAPVDVAQNIDFGRHFRELRVEGSILIYDLNNNRLVQHNPQRNGTAFLPASTFKILNSLIALETGAISDEIAVLTWDGIQRKLPEWNRDLNMREAIKLSAIWFYQVLARRVGHEQMQRWVTQVGYGNQTIGGKDDIDKFWLEGELRITPSEQIQFLRRLYSNDLPFSKRSLSIVKDIMLMEQTPDYTIRGKTGWVGFVDNVTPKIGWYVGYLEKGKNVYFFATNIDIRNKKDPSARIELTRRCLKELAVL; translated from the coding sequence ATGAACCGAATAGTTCGCTTTGCAATTATTGTTCTCGTTGTGTTGAGTTGCACCGCCTCTATCCTATTTCAGACAAGGCAATCAGCATCAATGCCAAAATCAGCGATTATTGAGCTTCCAGCTCCTGTAGATGTCGCTCAGAACATTGATTTTGGACGGCACTTTCGAGAACTAAGGGTTGAAGGTTCGATTCTAATCTATGACTTGAACAATAATCGCCTTGTTCAACACAATCCACAGCGGAACGGAACAGCTTTCTTACCTGCATCGACATTTAAGATTCTCAACTCTCTGATTGCGCTAGAAACTGGAGCCATTTCAGATGAAATTGCGGTTTTAACGTGGGACGGCATTCAAAGAAAGCTTCCTGAGTGGAACCGAGACTTGAATATGAGAGAGGCAATTAAGCTTTCTGCCATTTGGTTTTACCAAGTTCTAGCTCGTCGAGTGGGGCATGAGCAAATGCAAAGATGGGTGACTCAAGTAGGATACGGCAACCAAACAATTGGTGGTAAAGATGATATTGATAAATTCTGGTTAGAGGGAGAATTGCGAATTACACCAAGCGAGCAAATTCAATTTCTCCGTCGTCTCTACAGTAACGACTTACCTTTCTCCAAGCGCTCACTCTCTATTGTCAAAGACATTATGCTGATGGAGCAGACTCCAGACTACACAATTAGAGGTAAGACAGGCTGGGTTGGTTTTGTGGACAACGTAACGCCCAAAATTGGATGGTATGTGGGTTACTTAGAGAAGGGCAAGAATGTTTACTTTTTCGCCACTAACATCGACATTCGTAACAAGAAAGATCCATCTGCTCGAATAGAGTTAACACGTCGTTGTCTCAAAGAGCTTGCGGTACTGTAA
- a CDS encoding IS630 family transposase: MARVSRVLPHLSQSEIEEKICTTSNFKRQQKWRIVYNALVDPRPAAEIAKHVGTTVRMVHRVVSEYNRNGASAIETPGSGGRRRSYLSLEEEQTLLNQLTPEAKVGRLTTRIRVKQALERQVGHKVHKSTVYRLLQRHQWGKRKPRPAHPKADTDEQESFKTTFEQQVQSLVEQRDPADTRPVLVMAADEGRFGRTGELSACWCPPGFRPTIARQQVRQYVYAFVAVAPVLGMLSCLVLPYANTVTMTLFLQQVSFEFADYFIILQVDRAAWHRAKHLQVPHNNRLLPQPAYAPEVMPVEHVWDDIREKHFDNRIFKLLDMVEDTLCDALKELIDAPERLRSMTFFPHMIVTT; the protein is encoded by the coding sequence ATGGCACGTGTTAGTCGTGTTCTCCCGCATCTATCCCAATCGGAAATTGAAGAAAAAATTTGCACCACCAGCAACTTCAAACGACAGCAAAAGTGGCGGATTGTCTACAATGCCCTAGTTGACCCTAGACCCGCCGCCGAGATTGCTAAACACGTCGGTACTACTGTCCGCATGGTGCATCGCGTTGTCAGTGAGTACAACCGCAACGGCGCAAGCGCGATTGAAACTCCTGGTTCAGGTGGCAGACGGCGCAGTTACTTAAGCTTAGAGGAGGAGCAAACGCTGCTGAACCAACTCACCCCGGAGGCAAAAGTGGGGAGACTTACGACTCGAATCAGGGTTAAGCAAGCCTTAGAGCGACAAGTGGGACACAAGGTTCATAAAAGCACGGTCTACCGACTGCTGCAACGGCATCAGTGGGGTAAGCGTAAACCTCGACCAGCGCATCCCAAAGCTGACACCGATGAGCAAGAGAGCTTCAAAACCACCTTTGAGCAGCAAGTACAATCATTAGTTGAGCAACGAGACCCCGCTGATACTCGCCCTGTCTTAGTTATGGCGGCTGATGAAGGACGCTTTGGTCGCACAGGTGAACTGAGTGCATGTTGGTGTCCACCAGGATTTCGCCCTACCATTGCTCGTCAACAGGTCAGGCAATACGTCTATGCCTTTGTCGCTGTTGCTCCCGTATTGGGTATGCTCAGTTGTCTGGTTCTACCCTACGCCAACACAGTGACAATGACTTTGTTTTTGCAACAGGTGTCGTTCGAGTTTGCCGACTACTTCATCATTTTGCAAGTAGATCGTGCCGCTTGGCATCGAGCGAAGCACTTGCAGGTGCCACACAACAATCGACTGTTGCCGCAACCGGCTTATGCTCCTGAAGTGATGCCAGTTGAGCACGTATGGGATGACATTCGCGAGAAGCATTTTGACAATCGTATATTCAAGTTGCTGGACATGGTGGAGGACACGTTGTGTGATGCCTTGAAGGAACTGATTGATGCTCCTGAGCGATTACGGTCAATGACGTTTTTCCCACATATGATAGTTACCACTTAG
- a CDS encoding type I restriction endonuclease, protein MVQTIQARDITLYELEEIGLQLVQDASFFTEWQEDLPPLSEAEKQALERVSSNYLNLSKYRPMSEEAVKMVVLSPLLDLAGFYQPPFEIETETSVEISAEDDGIVVKGNIDVLVVQKQLWILVIESKSTKFDVTVALPQALAYMLANPSSEHPTFGLLINGREFMFIKLVIQEYPMYARSYALSIERDRERQQVLSVLKRLGQMMSAEVLKRQS, encoded by the coding sequence ATGGTGCAAACAATTCAAGCTAGAGATATTACTCTCTACGAACTAGAAGAAATTGGTTTGCAACTCGTTCAAGATGCTAGCTTTTTTACAGAATGGCAAGAAGACTTACCTCCACTGAGTGAAGCTGAAAAACAGGCTTTAGAGCGCGTTAGCAGCAACTACTTGAACCTATCTAAGTATCGTCCTATGTCAGAGGAGGCGGTAAAAATGGTAGTGCTATCTCCTCTACTCGATTTAGCTGGGTTTTATCAACCACCTTTTGAAATTGAAACCGAAACTTCTGTGGAAATTTCTGCTGAGGATGACGGTATTGTTGTCAAAGGAAACATTGATGTTCTAGTTGTACAGAAACAACTTTGGATACTCGTCATTGAATCAAAAAGTACTAAATTTGATGTCACAGTAGCCTTACCTCAAGCACTCGCATATATGCTGGCTAACCCAAGCTCAGAACATCCAACTTTTGGCTTACTTATTAATGGTAGGGAATTTATGTTTATCAAGTTGGTAATTCAAGAATACCCTATGTATGCACGCTCTTATGCTCTATCAATTGAACGCGATCGCGAACGACAGCAGGTACTCAGTGTCTTAAAACGCCTTGGTCAAATGATGAGTGCGGAAGTCCTGAAGCGTCAGTCATAA